The window ATAGATGATAGTAACGGTGTAGGTGAAGACGATGAGGGCGGTAAACGTGGGGGCGGATTCGCCACGTGTCGACTGGAAGGCCAGGGACAAGCCCAGCATCAGCGTGACCAGCACCACTCGCAGCCCCATCAACCAATGCAGTCTGGTCTTCAGTTCAGGCAGGGAACGATCGTCGGTGTGCGCAGACATGCCTTCAAGAACAGGTGGGCGTGTGGCCTGCGGGTCAAAGGATGACCCGGGGCCGGTCGTCGGAACTGGACAGGTTGAGGACAGCATGCCGGGCGCGTTGCCCTGATGGATGTGCGACGCACGGCCTTCTCGAATGATCAGGCCGTGCGCCGTGAATCGGGTGCGACTGTGCGGCGCCGCTACTGAATGGCTTGCGCCATGGTGAAGATCGGCAGGTACATCGCGACGACGATAAACCCGATGATGGTACCCAACACCACCATCATGATCGGTTCCAGGAGAGACGTGAGCGTTTCGACCGCTTGATCGACCTCATCCTCATAGAAATCCGCAATCTTGCCGAGCATGGCGTCGAGCGCGCCGGTCGATTCGCCGACGGCGATCATGTGCGTCACCATCTTCGGGAACACATTACACTTGGCCAGGGGCTCGGAAATGGTTTTTCCGCCACTGATACTGACCCGCGCATTCATCAACGCTTCTTCTATGACTTTGTTGCCGGACGTCTTCGCGCAAATGCTCAACCCTTCCAACAACGGCACACCGCTGGTGATCAACGTGCCGAGGGTGCGCGTAAACTTCGCGACGGAGGCTTTTCGGATCAAGTCCCCGACGATCGGCATCTTGAGGAGCAACTTGTCGATCACCACGCGTCCGTTCACCGTGGCATAATACCGTTTGATCGAGAAGATCGTGCCCGCCACGGCGCCGAACATGATGTACCAATAACTCTGGAAAAAATTGCTGACGTTGATGACGATCTGCGTCGGGCCCGGAAGTCCTACCTTACCGCCCGACATTTCCGTGAACATCTGCGCGAACACTGGGATGACCCATACCATCAATACACTGATGATCACCACCGCGACGCCGACGATTGCCGTTGGGTAGACCATCGCCGACTTGATCTGGCCCTTCAATTTCATGGCCTTTTCGATGTGCTTGGCCAGACGGGTCAGAATCGTATCGAGCAGACCGCCCACTTCACCGGCATGGATCATGTTCACGTAGAGATCGTCGAACACTTTGGGATGACGCTTCAACGCATCGGAAAACGTGGAGCCGGCCTCGACGCTGTTCTTCACGTCGCCGACTGTTTCGCGCAGGACTTTGTTTTCTGATTGAGTCGACAGAATATCGAGGCATTGAATCAGCGGCAGTCCGGCATTGATCATCGTGCCGAACTGGCGAGTAAACACCACAAGGTCCTTGTCAGTAAGGCCGCCGCCGAGGCTCAGTTTCAGTTTGCCGCCGCCTGACTTCTCTTCCAGGCTGGTCACCACAACCTGTTGCTTCCGAAGCTGGTCCACCGCCTCGTCTCTGGTTTTGGCGGTCAGCTCCCCCTTCTTCACGGCACCCTGGCGGTTGCGTCCGACGTAGGTGAATGTGCTCATAACGCGGTTTTCACTCCTTTGACCGCCAGGCAGGACACGTAGGTATGCAGCGGAAAACTATGATCGAAGTCTATAAGACGACCGAAAAACTGTCAAACAAATGCATGAAAATGGAAGCACCCGGTTGCGGCGAAACACGCGTCCCAGAGAGGCGATCGCGTATCAAGCTTGGCTGGAGGTAATGCGGAAATATCCTCTGGAGAGGTAGTGCAAGCCCGACAGGAGTGTGACCGCGCCCATGAGATAGACGAGCGGATCGAGCACGGCGAGATTGAGACGCCGCGAGGCGAAGAAGACGACCGCAATCAACGTCGCCAATTGAATCAGTGTGGTGATCTTCCCCAAGACGGTCGGCGAAATATCGACCTGCGTCTGGGTGAAGTGCGCGACGGCGGCCCCCAACATCAACATCAGATCGCGGCTGGCCACGAGAATCGTCAGCCAGAGGGGAACCAGGTGCATGACGGAGAGCGTAATGAACCCCGTCGTCAGCATGAGTTTGTCCGCCAGGGGATCCAACACTTCGCCGAGCCTGGTCCGTTGATTGGCGACGCGGGCAATGATGCCGTCGAGGGCATCCGTCACACCGGCGATAAACAGCGTCACCAGGGCATAGTCGAACTGTTCATAGTTGAGCAGCCCGACATAGACCGGAATCAACAGGATCCGCAACATCGTCAGGCTGTTCGGGACATTCATATTCATCGAAAAGGATGGCGTGCGATTCGCCGGTGCAGTTGTCTGAGCATGCCGCAGGAATCGCGCATCATAGAAACCCCGTGGTACCTTGTCAACGACGGTTGCACTCCACAAGGGAGGTCCCTATAATCGGGACCCGGACGGCGGCCCTGAGGATGATCGACGGAGGTTGTGTATGAGTGGACTCCCCCTCCTCTTCAAAAAAGAGGGATTAATCGAGCGGCATCAAGTCGAGGGGATCGACCCAAGCGACCGGTATTTCAACCGGGCTATCCTGGTCAATCGAGTCGCAGCAGGGTACACAGGCAAGGTCACGTATGAAGCCTATGCCGTCGAAGGATCGGCGCATCCCACCACGAGCGCCGCAGTCCAGGCCGTCGTCGAAAAACTCCAGACCGTCGGTTTTACACGGCTGCGCACCCGCCTGAATTTTAAGGGCAGCCGCTATCTCGCCGAGAAAGAAACCTGGACCGACTATCCGGACCTTCCTGCCTAGGCTTTCGCAAACTCCCGGAAGATGAGATCGTGAATCAGGGGGCGGAAGAGGCGGATCTGCTCATTTCGTCTCGTGGGATGCACCCGATTTGACAGCAAGACCACTTCCAGTTCCTTGACCGGATCGATCCACAGGGACGTACCGGTGAACCCGAGATGCCCAAATGACTGAGTGGAAAACCGCGTCCCGGATGATGACCGGACCGACGGGGTATCCCAGCCTAGAGCCCAACTGGAATTCGGCACACCTTGCCCGTGGCTCGTGAACAGATTGACCATATCGGGCATCAATAGCCCCGACTTTTTCCTTCGTCCATCCATCCAGGCTTGCGCAATCGCCAGCACAGCACGAGCCGTACCGAATAATCCGGCATGGCCGGCTACGCCGCCCAACGCATAGGCGTTCTCATCGTGCACCTCTCCGCGCAACGTCCGCCCGCGCCAAGCATCTTCCTCCGTCGGAGCAATCGGATTCGGCGGATTGCCGAATCCGGCGGACTGGGGAGTGCGGCCGTGCGGAACGTACCCGAGCGGGACCGCGCCGAGCGGTGCGAAGATCTGACTCGTACAGAAGCTGCTCAATGACTCGCCCGACAGCCGCTCCACAATCCGTCCCAACAGCAGGAACCCCAGATCACTATACAAACTGCGGGTCCCGCGCCCGTAGACCAGTTCTTCCGTGGCGATATAGTCCAAGACGGCCGCCCGCGCGGCCACACTCCCAAGAAATCCGGGTTCGGCGGCCTCGCGTGAGGCGATCCGCTCGTAATAAGGGCGCCACCCGGGCAGCCCGGAACTATGCGTCAGCAAGTGCCGCACGGTGGCGGCGCCGACGGGTCGCTCTCGAAATTCTTCCAGAATCTGGCCGATCTGATCATCCAGCTTCAGCAGGCCGCGCTGCACGAATAGCACCAGCGCAGTGGTGGTGGCCAAGACTTTCGTCAGGGAGGCGAGATCGTAACAGGTATCGACCGTCACCGCCTCCGCCGGATTTTTTTGAGTGAGAACGCCGACCGCGCCTTCAAACACGATCGCCCCGCGCAGACGAACGGCCAGGACCGCCCCAGGAAACGTCCCGTCGTCCACCGCGGCTTGCAACGCTGCCTGAAGGGAAAGTTGAGAGGCCATGACTAGCGGTCTCCGTTCAATGGGCGAACAGAAGAACAGCGGCAGAGCTGCACCATTCGGACAGGCAAGGGAACCTCAGGAGGCAAGAAGGGCAGTGGCAAAACGTGCAGGAGTGTCACCGGGCAGGACTTGATTCGCCGGCCAGTTTCCCTTCGACGGACGCCGCGTCCGTCTGAAACGTATCGCTTTCTTCGACCTCCAGCATTCGCTCAAATGAGCGCAGGGTCGAACGGAACCGTTCCACCATCATCACGCGTTGCTTTTGAAGATCCGCGACGCCTCGCTGCATCTCGGTGAGGCTCACCCGCGCCTGCCGGATAATTTCACTGGCTTTGAGTTCCGCTTCCTTCACGATCAGGTCGGCCTCACGTTGGGCGGATCGTTTGACGTCCTCCGCCAGCGTCTGGGCGGATACCAACGTGTTGGAGAGCGTCGCCTCCGTGCGTCGCAAGTCGGTCACCTGCTGCTCGGTCGTGGTGAGTTTTTCGCGAAGGAGGCTATTCTCCCGGTTCAAATTTTCGACGGTGAGCGCCAACTCCTCGAGGAAGCGGTTCACTTCATCCCGGTCAAACCCTCGGAACTTGACCTGAAACACCATCTGCTGAATATCGATGGGAGTGATTTTCATGCGACACCTCTTGCCCGACAGTTAATGCATCCGCACGGCAATATCCCGCAAGGATTGAACCACGGCATATTGCAAAAAGACAAGGATCAGGATCGCAATCATCGGCGAAAGATCCATGCCCATGCGCCATCCGATCAGCCGCCTGATCGGTGCGAGTACCGGTTCCGTCGCGCGTTCCAAGAATTGCACGATCGGATTCCACGGATCCGGATTGACCCATGAGATCAAGGCGCGAGCGATGATGACCCACATATAGAGCCACAACACCGTATCCAACACCGTGGCCGTTCCCTGCAGCACATTGCTCACCACAAACATCAGCGTCCCAACTCCTGTGAACGTTTCGTCGCCGCCTCAACGGCTGCCATCAAACATCCCCGCATGCCGCCGACTTCCAATTCATGCAAGCCCGCGATGGTCGTACCCCCCGGGGAAGCCACCTGATCCTTGAGCTGCGCCGGATGCTGCCCCCGTTCCAGCACCATCCGTGCCGCACCGAGCACCGTCTGGGCCGCCAGCAATTGCGCCGTCGCGCGCGGCAATCCCATTTTGACGCCGCCGTCGGCCAACGCCTCGATCGCCACGAACACATAGGCCGGCCCGCTCCCGCTCAATCCAGTGACGGCATCCATCAGCCGTTCCTCGACCGACACCACAGAACCCACCGCTTCAAAGAGAGCCCGCACCGCCACGAGATCATCGGCGGCAAGGTCAGCCGGATAGGCCAATGCCGTCACCCCTTCGCGCACCAGCGCCGGGGTATTCGGCATCGCCCGCACAATGCCCCTCGCAGCCGATACCCGCTCCTGAATCCAAGCCGTCGTCACACCGGCGGCAATCGAAACCACGAGTTTCCCTGTCAGAGCCGAACCAACGTCTTTCAGCACAGCCGGCAATACCTGAGGTTTCACCGCCAGGAGCACGAGATCTGCCCACCCGGCAGCCTTGGCATTGTCTTCGCTAACCTGAATGCCAAATCGCGACCTCAAGACATCCCGCCGTGCCGCCACCGGGTCCGTCGCGCAAATGACATCCGGCTTGCTGACCTTCGAAGCCAGCAGGCCCCCGATCAAGGCTTCCGCCATCTGCCCGCCGCCAAGAACCGCAATATTACGTGTGATCATGATGCTGCTCAGCCCGTGCCCCGAAAATTGCCGTGCCGACACGTACGTAGGTCGCGCCTTCTTCAATGGCGACTGCATAGTCGTGGGACATGCCCATCGACAGTTCCTGCATATTAATGTTCCTGCAGCCCTGCGCTGTCAATGCCTGGGCGAGTTCCCGAAGCTGCCGGAAGTATGGCCGCGCATCCTCCGCGGTCGGCATGGGCGGAGGAATGGCCATGAGACCGCGAATATCCAACTGCTCGAACTGGCTCAGCGCAGGGATGGCTGCAGCCACCGCTGCCGGAGCAAAACCGCCTTTGCTGGATTCTCCTCCGACATTCACTTCCAGCAGAACCCGCTGCTTCAGCCCCGCCGCCTTGGCCTGGCGGTTGATTTCCTCTGCCAAGTCGAGGCTGTCGACCGAGTGAATCATGTCGAACCGCCCGACGACCGACTTCACCTTTCGCCGCTGCAGGGTGCCGATAAAATGCCAGACGACCCCTTCTCGATCCAGCGCCTCGATTTTAGGGAGCGCCTCCTGGAGACGGTTTTCTCCCAGATGCCAAATGCCGGCATCCACGGCTTCCCGCAACCGTTCCACGGTGACGGTCTTGGAGGCCGCCAGCAGCCGTACGCTCTCAGGAGCACGTCCCGCACGGACCGCGGCGCGGTGAATCTCGTCGAAGACCGCTCGAACCCGACCGGCAATTGACCCCAACGCTGAATCCATCCTGCCGCCTTGCAGATTGCCGCCTTCGCCTCAACGCCGATGGATCCCTGGCACCTGCGCGGAGCATCAGGATGAGGACTGGCCGAACGCTGAGTTAGCGAGAGGGCACGAGGGCAATCCCGCTGACCATCGTCGCTTTCACCACACCTTCCCGGCGGTAGCTGAAAAACACGTCCGGCTGGCAGATGGTGCAGGCATCGACCGTGGCAATCCGCTCGGCCTCCAACCCTTGATTGACGGCTTGACGTCGGACGAACGCGCGCAAATTCAAATGCGCTTTTTGAGGATCCACCGGCGACACGACAGATTGCCATTCTGGGAACACGTCCCGGAGTCGCGTCAAAACCGGTTCGTCGACCTCATAACAACAGGCGCCGGCGGAAGGACCAATAGCCATGCGCACATCTTTGACCGCTGTCCCGAATCGGCTGACGAGCAACGCCACAGTCTTCGGCACAATGCCTGCCACAGCGCCACGCCAGCCCGCATGGATAGCGGCCACGACCTGTCGCACAGGATCGTGCAAGAGGACGGGGACGCAGTCGGCCGTTCGCACGGTGACCATCAATCCCGGCTGATTGGTGACCAACGCATCCCAGCCCCCCTCGAACATCTCCCCCTGCTCAACCGGTCGATCCACGACCAGGGCATCGGTCCCATGCACCTGCTTGACGGACAGGATCACAGGAGCCCTGTGATCCTGCCGTTCCGCTCTGTGCGCAGCGGCGCGTCCCGGCGTAACCGGTATCCCGGACCGCCGGGTGCCGAAGAAGTGTTCTGCCCCGTCGGCATGGGTGGCAAACGAGGGAAGGGTAATGAACTCAGGCACCATCGTTTTTTACGACCTTATGCGTTCCGGACCTGGCTCATCTTAGTCGGCTTGCTTGCGCAGGAAGGTGGGGACATCCCACTCATCGTCGCCGACGACCGCGATCCGCTCAACGGCTTCTCGCGTCTCACCCAGACGGCGCAGGAAGGTCGGCCGATCGATGTCCTTGATGGGCCGATCTGATCCTGACGCATGCACGCCGGTCAACACCTGCTGGGCAGGGCGTCCGTTAGGAGTCCTGGCGACAGGGCGTTCCGCGGAAGCAGCCGGTCTGGCGGCCGGTTGCTCTTCCCGCTCGAATCCCGTCGCAATGACCGTCACAATCAAATCATCGCCGATCTCCGGATTGATGACCTGCCCGACGATGATGTTGGCTTCGGCATCCGCCGCATGTTGCACGATCGAGGCGGCTTCTTCCACTTCGTGGAGCGACATGTTCGGACCGCCCGTGATGTTCAGCAAGACCCCGCGAGCCCCTTCCACACTGCCTTCTTCCAGCAACGGGCTGCAAATCGCCTGTTGCGCGGCTTCTTGCGCCCGGTTGGCTCCGCGACCGATGCCCATGCCCATCACCGCACGCCCCGTGTGGGCCATGATGGTCCGCACATCGGCGAAATCCACGTTCACGAGTCCCGTGGTGGTGATGACGTCGGCGATGCCTTGAATCGCTTGGCGCAACACATCGTCCGCCACCTTGAACGCGTCCAGCAGCGGGGTGGCTTTATCCACGATGCCCAGCAGCCGTTGATTCGGGATGATCAGCAGCGTGTCGACATGCCGGCCGAGATCGCGGATGCCTTCCTCGGCATGGCTCATCCGGCGATGCCCTTCATACTGGAACGGCTTGGTTACGACGGCGACGGTGAGAATTCCCAATTCGCGCGCGATGCTCGCCACGATGGGCGCCGCGCCGGTCCCGGTGCCGCCGCCCATACCGGCAGTGACGAAGACCATGTCGGCACCGACCAGGCTCTCCCGAATCTCATCCTTGCTCTCGAGGGCCGCATCGCGACCAACCTCAGGCTTCGCACCCGCACCCAGACCTCGCGTGCGATCCGGGCCGATCTGAATCTTGTATGACGCCTGCGAGCGTTCGAGCGCCTGCACGTCAGTATTGGCCGCCACAAAGTCGACCCGGCACAGTCCGCCGGTGATCATCGTATTGACGGCGTTGCACCCCGCGCCTCCGACCCCGATCACTTTGATGCGAACGGGCGATTGCGGCTCTTCTTGAAATGAAAACATCGTGGCACCTCCCTTCCTTGAGATGATGGCGCGGACGCGGCCTGAAGCCGTCCGCAGAAGTTAGAAAAACTCGAACATCCACGATCGCATGCGATCGAACACTTTGCCAAACCCTTTGCCGTGACGAATGCCGGCAGCCTCCAAGTTGTCGGCATGTTGACGCGCGTGGAGTAACAGCCCGACGCCGGTCGCGTGCATCGGGTTGCTGACGATATCCCGTAATCCGCCGATGCCGGTCGGCGCGCCGCGGCGAGCCGGCAGATTCAGCCCTCGCTCCGCCGCATCCGGCATGCCTTCCAACAACGAGGTTCCGCCCGTAATCACCACGCCCGCGCCGAGCATGCCTTCATACCCGGCCCGCACGATTTCTCGCTTGACCAGATCGAACATTTCTTCGACGCGTGGCTCCAGAATTTCCGCAATGTCGCGACGTGTGAATTGCCGCGGCGGACGATCGCCGACCGAAGGCACCTCCACCATCTGATGGCCGTGCACCAACTCGGTGCGGGCAATGCCATGTTGCACTTTGATTTTTTCGGCGTCCGTCTGTGACGTGAGCAAGCCGATGGCCAGATCCTTCGTCAGATTCTGTCCGCCGATCGGCAAGACCGCCGTATGCCGGATGCTGCCGTCGAGAAAAATCGCGAGATCAGTCGTTCCCCCACCCAAGTCCACCATGGCTACGCCCAGCTCGCGCTCCTCCGCGCTCAAC is drawn from Nitrospira sp. and contains these coding sequences:
- a CDS encoding type II secretion system F family protein is translated as MSTFTYVGRNRQGAVKKGELTAKTRDEAVDQLRKQQVVVTSLEEKSGGGKLKLSLGGGLTDKDLVVFTRQFGTMINAGLPLIQCLDILSTQSENKVLRETVGDVKNSVEAGSTFSDALKRHPKVFDDLYVNMIHAGEVGGLLDTILTRLAKHIEKAMKLKGQIKSAMVYPTAIVGVAVVIISVLMVWVIPVFAQMFTEMSGGKVGLPGPTQIVINVSNFFQSYWYIMFGAVAGTIFSIKRYYATVNGRVVIDKLLLKMPIVGDLIRKASVAKFTRTLGTLITSGVPLLEGLSICAKTSGNKVIEEALMNARVSISGGKTISEPLAKCNVFPKMVTHMIAVGESTGALDAMLGKIADFYEDEVDQAVETLTSLLEPIMMVVLGTIIGFIVVAMYLPIFTMAQAIQ
- a CDS encoding CDP-alcohol phosphatidyltransferase family protein; protein product: MNMNVPNSLTMLRILLIPVYVGLLNYEQFDYALVTLFIAGVTDALDGIIARVANQRTRLGEVLDPLADKLMLTTGFITLSVMHLVPLWLTILVASRDLMLMLGAAVAHFTQTQVDISPTVLGKITTLIQLATLIAVVFFASRRLNLAVLDPLVYLMGAVTLLSGLHYLSRGYFRITSSQA
- a CDS encoding serine hydrolase; this translates as MASQLSLQAALQAAVDDGTFPGAVLAVRLRGAIVFEGAVGVLTQKNPAEAVTVDTCYDLASLTKVLATTTALVLFVQRGLLKLDDQIGQILEEFRERPVGAATVRHLLTHSSGLPGWRPYYERIASREAAEPGFLGSVAARAAVLDYIATEELVYGRGTRSLYSDLGFLLLGRIVERLSGESLSSFCTSQIFAPLGAVPLGYVPHGRTPQSAGFGNPPNPIAPTEEDAWRGRTLRGEVHDENAYALGGVAGHAGLFGTARAVLAIAQAWMDGRRKKSGLLMPDMVNLFTSHGQGVPNSSWALGWDTPSVRSSSGTRFSTQSFGHLGFTGTSLWIDPVKELEVVLLSNRVHPTRRNEQIRLFRPLIHDLIFREFAKA
- a CDS encoding DivIVA domain-containing protein; this translates as MKITPIDIQQMVFQVKFRGFDRDEVNRFLEELALTVENLNRENSLLREKLTTTEQQVTDLRRTEATLSNTLVSAQTLAEDVKRSAQREADLIVKEAELKASEIIRQARVSLTEMQRGVADLQKQRVMMVERFRSTLRSFERMLEVEESDTFQTDAASVEGKLAGESSPAR
- a CDS encoding YggT family protein, whose product is MFVVSNVLQGTATVLDTVLWLYMWVIIARALISWVNPDPWNPIVQFLERATEPVLAPIRRLIGWRMGMDLSPMIAILILVFLQYAVVQSLRDIAVRMH
- the proC gene encoding pyrroline-5-carboxylate reductase; translated protein: MITRNIAVLGGGQMAEALIGGLLASKVSKPDVICATDPVAARRDVLRSRFGIQVSEDNAKAAGWADLVLLAVKPQVLPAVLKDVGSALTGKLVVSIAAGVTTAWIQERVSAARGIVRAMPNTPALVREGVTALAYPADLAADDLVAVRALFEAVGSVVSVEERLMDAVTGLSGSGPAYVFVAIEALADGGVKMGLPRATAQLLAAQTVLGAARMVLERGQHPAQLKDQVASPGGTTIAGLHELEVGGMRGCLMAAVEAATKRSQELGR
- a CDS encoding YggS family pyridoxal phosphate-dependent enzyme, translating into MDSALGSIAGRVRAVFDEIHRAAVRAGRAPESVRLLAASKTVTVERLREAVDAGIWHLGENRLQEALPKIEALDREGVVWHFIGTLQRRKVKSVVGRFDMIHSVDSLDLAEEINRQAKAAGLKQRVLLEVNVGGESSKGGFAPAAVAAAIPALSQFEQLDIRGLMAIPPPMPTAEDARPYFRQLRELAQALTAQGCRNINMQELSMGMSHDYAVAIEEGATYVRVGTAIFGARAEQHHDHT
- the pgeF gene encoding peptidoglycan editing factor PgeF — its product is MVPEFITLPSFATHADGAEHFFGTRRSGIPVTPGRAAAHRAERQDHRAPVILSVKQVHGTDALVVDRPVEQGEMFEGGWDALVTNQPGLMVTVRTADCVPVLLHDPVRQVVAAIHAGWRGAVAGIVPKTVALLVSRFGTAVKDVRMAIGPSAGACCYEVDEPVLTRLRDVFPEWQSVVSPVDPQKAHLNLRAFVRRQAVNQGLEAERIATVDACTICQPDVFFSYRREGVVKATMVSGIALVPSR
- the ftsZ gene encoding cell division protein FtsZ, with protein sequence MFSFQEEPQSPVRIKVIGVGGAGCNAVNTMITGGLCRVDFVAANTDVQALERSQASYKIQIGPDRTRGLGAGAKPEVGRDAALESKDEIRESLVGADMVFVTAGMGGGTGTGAAPIVASIARELGILTVAVVTKPFQYEGHRRMSHAEEGIRDLGRHVDTLLIIPNQRLLGIVDKATPLLDAFKVADDVLRQAIQGIADVITTTGLVNVDFADVRTIMAHTGRAVMGMGIGRGANRAQEAAQQAICSPLLEEGSVEGARGVLLNITGGPNMSLHEVEEAASIVQHAADAEANIIVGQVINPEIGDDLIVTVIATGFEREEQPAARPAASAERPVARTPNGRPAQQVLTGVHASGSDRPIKDIDRPTFLRRLGETREAVERIAVVGDDEWDVPTFLRKQAD
- the ftsA gene encoding cell division protein FtsA, translating into KRDHILVGLDIGTTKICAIVAEVPEEGPLNIIGVGSCPSRGLRKGVVVNIESTVESIKKAVEEAELMAAVQINSVYTGIAGSHISGENLKGVVALKKQEVTRDDISRAVESARTLAVIPHERRILHVLPREFMVDDQEGVREPLGMSGNRLEVNVHVITGAVTSAQNIIKSVNRAGLDVVDIILQPLASSEAVLSAEERELGVAMVDLGGGTTDLAIFLDGSIRHTAVLPIGGQNLTKDLAIGLLTSQTDAEKIKVQHGIARTELVHGHQMVEVPSVGDRPPRQFTRRDIAEILEPRVEEMFDLVKREIVRAGYEGMLGAGVVITGGTSLLEGMPDAAERGLNLPARRGAPTGIGGLRDIVSNPMHATGVGLLLHARQHADNLEAAGIRHGKGFGKVFDRMRSWMFEFF